One window of the Engraulis encrasicolus isolate BLACKSEA-1 unplaced genomic scaffold, IST_EnEncr_1.0 scaffold_84_np1212, whole genome shotgun sequence genome contains the following:
- the LOC134444913 gene encoding uncharacterized protein LOC134444913: MGRFTGGQNSEWCLARQTEVRTHKLSRVACSVLGTETLPGHIEKQSCVSEVRQLNGGSLHQPPGRHSIPKTTQVGEGTVALVRGSVPVGTSNTCAGGTEQGCRSPVQGEPLIRGLDPPPTSNNTGVAEVRAGNRRSLRLERKRTMPSLFLPSRRKCTTGCGCTSSPVAKRQAVRISTSQHDIPHSSQSQGTAPVTNLDSPVLAIQTLGSRDSTDVGEPPVAPPHTERLSLSGERRDLPPTPREVGSMGLARERWNLDAVGLPPAVIETIQGARASSTQNLYSCKWRVFEAWCSQKEIISFQCSVVQLLNFLQDLLDKGKAFSTIKVYLAAISACHVGFGDKTAGQHPLVCRFMRGARRKRPISRPLVPLWDLALVLSALSAHPFEPLEHVSLKFLSIKTALLVALTTAKRVSELQAFSVKPSCLQFGTDFKKVRLRPNPGFVPKVMDSAYRCQTVELEAFHPPPFISEESQVLNCLCPVRALRIYIQRTAEFRRHDQLFVAWATHHRGLPLSRQRLSHWILEAISAAYQSKGSLPPEGMRAHSTRGMATSWALFRGVSIGELCNAANWASGNTFARFYRLDVSGPSLAHAVLGVGSSAVV, from the coding sequence ATGGGGCGCTTCACTGGGGGGCAGAACAGTGAATGGTGTCTGGCCAGACAGACTGAAGTCAGAACACATAAATTATCTAGAGTTGCTTGCAGTGTTCTGGGCACTGAAACACTTCCAGGACATATTGAGAAACAATCATGTGTTAGTGAAGTCAGACAACTCAACGGTGGTAGCTTACATCAACCGCCAGGGCGGCACTCGATCCCTAAAACTACACAAGTTGGCGAAGGAACTGTTGCTCTGGTGCGGGGCTCAGTTCCTGTCGGTACGAGCAACACATGTGCCGGGGGTACTGAACAGGGGTGCAGATCTCCTGTCCAGGGGGAACCCCTTATACGGGGATTGGACCCTCCACCCACAAGTAATAACACAGGTGTGGCAGAGGTTCGGGCAGGCAACCGTAGATCTCTTCGCCTCGAGAGAAAACGCACAAtgccctctctatttctccctagcAGACGAAAATGCACCACTGGGTGTGGATGCACTAGCTCACCAGTGGCCAAACGCCAAGCTGTACGCATTTCCACCAGTCAGCATGATATCCCCCACTCTAGCCAGAGTCAGGGCACAGCGCCTGTCACTAATCTTGATAGCCCCGTATTGGCCATCCAAACACTGGGTAGCAGAGATAGTACAGATGTTGGAGAGCCCCCCGTGGCCCCTCCCCATACGGAGAGACTTAGTCTCTCAGGCGAGAGGAGAGATCTACCACCCACACCCAGAGAGGTTGGCTCTATGGGCCTGGCCCGTGAGAGGTGGAATTTAGATGCAGTTGGCCTGCCCCCAGCAGTCATCGAGACGATCCAGGGGGCTAGAGCTTCCTCCACACAGAACCTATATAGCTGTAAGTGGCGTGTGTTCGAGGCCTGGTGCTCACAGAAAGAGATAATATCCTTTCAGTGCTCAGTAGTACAGCTGCTAAACTTCCTACAAGACCTTTTAGATAAGGGAAAGGCCTTTTCCACAATAAAGGTGTACTTAGCTGCAATCTCAGCCTGCCACGTGGGCTTTGGAGATAAGACAGCAGGACAACATCCCCTGGTGTGCCGCTTTATGAGAGGTGCGAGACGCAAGCGCCCCATCTCTAGACCGCTAGTCCCTCTTTGGGACTTAGCTCTGGTGCTGAGTGCTCTCAGTGCCCATCCCTTTGAACCACTAGAGCACGTGAGTTTGAAGTTCCTCTCGATCAAGACTGCTCTGCTCGTAGCCTTGACCACAGCAAAACGTGTGAGTGAACTACAGGCCTTCTCAGTGAAGCCCTCATGTTTACAATTCGGTACTGATTTTAAGAAGGTTCGTCTTCGCCCCAATCCAGGGTTTGTGCCTAAGGTAATGGACTCAGCATACAGGTGTCAGACGGTAGAGTTGGAGGCTTTTCACCCTCCTCCATTCATCTCGGAGGAGAGTCAGGTGCTCAACTGCCTCTGCCCTGTCAGAGCCCTCAGGATTTACATACAGAGAACAGCTGAGTTTAGGAGACATGATCAGCTGTTTGTTGCATGGGCCACTCACCACAGGGGACTACCTCTGTCTCGCCAGAGGTTGTCTCATTGGATCCTTGAAGCCATATCAGCGGCTTATCAGAGTAAGGGCTCTCTACCGCCAGAGGGCATGAGAGCCCATTCAACCAGAGGCATGGCCACTTCCTGGGCCCTGTTCAGGGGTGTGTCAATAGGAGAACTGTGTAATGCGGCGAACTGGGCCTCGGGGAACACGTTCGCTCGCTTTTACAGATTAGATGTATCAGGCCCATCTTTAGCTCACGCAGTACTGGGGGTAGGCTCCTCTGCAGTGGTCTAG